CGCTCCGAACGTCGTCGCGGGCGATTATGGAAAGCACAAGGGGCAATCCCCCGAGGAGATGGCCAAGAAGGCGCTGAACAAGTGGCAGAAGACCCTGAAGATCACTCCCGAGCAGGCGCCGCAGTTCGAGGCGGCGATGACCGAGTCGTACCGGAAGATGGCCGAGGCCAAGACCGCGGCGGCCGGCGACAAGACGAAGATGAAGGAATCGATGGTCACCGTCCTCAAGGAGCGCGAGGAGTCGCTCGCTCAGGTGCTGACGGCGGATCAGATGAAGATCTACAAGGAGAAGATCGCCAAGGTCAGCAAGAAGGCCAAGGAGCACGTGGCCAAGACGGACGACACGAAGTAGCCGAAGTCGGCATCGACGAGAGCGGCGCGGTCATCACGACCGCGCCGTCTTGCTGAATCGGCTGCCTGAAACTCCATGTGGCATCTGGCGAGACGAATGCAATAGGTCTTCTGGGCCACGACTCGTGGGCTGGAAGGTCGAGCCGTCGCTGCTAGGAGCGACCTGAACTCCACCTAGTCAAGTTGGCGCGACAGCGGCTAGCGGCTCACCCCGTACTGGCGACCGATGGCGACCGGCCGCCAACCCATGGCCGCGTACATGGCCTTCGACGTCTCCGCCACGTTGGCGCAAATCACGATCGGGCCAGCACTCTGAGCGCGGGCTTCGGCCACGCAATGGTGGATCAAGGCCGTCGCAATTCCTCGGTGGCGATACTCCGGCAACACGAAGAGATCCTCGACCTGTCCCATGCCGTCGACACCCTCCCACGAGTTGAAGAAGCCCACCGGCCGGCCGTCCACGTAGGCCATGGTGTAGCGCACCGGAGGACACTTGAGCCGCGCCGCCGTGGCGAGACCGTCGGGGACCTGCCAGCGCCGCGGATCGCCCTCGGCTGGATTGGCATGCTCGGCCCATTCGACCCGCTTCAGCTCGCGGAATGCGCGCCAGTCCTCTGCGCTGATGATTGGCCTGAGGTCACACGATCGCGGCTCAGCGCGCAGATCCTCCGTGAGGAGCATGATGAGGATGCGCGTCTGCTCGACCCCGATCAGTGCGAGGCGCGACTCGATCGACGGCTGGGCCGAGGGGGAGAGTCTGAAGGTCAGGGTCGAGCAGTGCGCAAACTCTTCCCGGGCCCGATCCAGCAGGCGCTCGATCTCAGCGTCCGAGGCCGCCGAGATGTCATAGATGAAATTGGCGTCGTAGATGAATGGAATTTCCGGATTGACGACGAAGGTCGCGAACTCGGTCTCGAAGGTTCGGTGCCCAAGCGCGAGGTTGAGCACGTTCACTCGCCAGGCTTGCGAGGTCTGGCGATCAACCGACATGGGCGGCACAGGCCTCCTCGGAACGCCAGACTCGAGCGGCATGCCATTGAGTCACCGTGCGGGCGACGGGCCCGGCGCTACCGTCCCGGCGATGAGTTCGATCCTGCATCGAGGTCGGCGGCGGCTCTCGACAGCATTTCTTCCTCGCCTTCGATCCGTGAGCCACAGCTGTAGCCCGAGCGATAGGTGAGCAGGGTGACGGTCAGAAAGCAAGCCTTGCACGACCGCCCTCGGCCAGCCGCTGGGCCGCTGCCAAGTCCCTGACTCGGCGGCCCTTGCGCCGTTGGCGCCGGCTCGAAGCGCCGACCAGTCAAGCGCGGAT
This is a stretch of genomic DNA from Candidatus Eisenbacteria bacterium. It encodes these proteins:
- a CDS encoding GNAT family N-acetyltransferase, with the translated sequence MSVDRQTSQAWRVNVLNLALGHRTFETEFATFVVNPEIPFIYDANFIYDISAASDAEIERLLDRAREEFAHCSTLTFRLSPSAQPSIESRLALIGVEQTRILIMLLTEDLRAEPRSCDLRPIISAEDWRAFRELKRVEWAEHANPAEGDPRRWQVPDGLATAARLKCPPVRYTMAYVDGRPVGFFNSWEGVDGMGQVEDLFVLPEYRHRGIATALIHHCVAEARAQSAGPIVICANVAETSKAMYAAMGWRPVAIGRQYGVSR